In the Podospora pseudocomata strain CBS 415.72m chromosome 5, whole genome shotgun sequence genome, one interval contains:
- a CDS encoding hypothetical protein (EggNog:ENOG503P3HS) — MATQMQSPLNQRVVAHSLPATQEAATRALSHMMGSADNWAMFKGHHTLNVRNLLHLQNQLDELARKHEQDDPNFDMNELDEVLYKYNRALVAYAKVSELLEPEEKNVASILRYSRARLSNHPVVWAFLSEAYQDLMHGGFSGMVALYVNPNGGALFSFANRIVGKFARLLSPRTDGVHIWSEATTNRITRAVLGMLSAGLLLVPIVIMSFVTDGYKPLIIIIVWTIAFSAITSLLTDAKYSEVLVAAATYAAVMVVFVSGDGVQKQESA, encoded by the exons ATGGCCACTCAGATGCAGTCCCCCCTGAATCAAAGGGTGGTGGCCCATTCTCTGCCAGCCACCCAAGAAGCAGCTACCAGAGCCCTTTCCCACATGATGGGATCAGCCGACAACTGGGCTATGTTCAAGGGACACCATACCCTCAATGTTCGCAACCTTTTGCATTTGCAGAACCAGCTGGATGAGTTGGCTCGAAAGCACGAACAAGACGACCCGAACTTTGATATGAATGAGTTGGACGAAGTCCTGTACAAATACA ACCGAGCTCTTGTTGCGTATGCAAAGGTtagtgagcttcttgagcctgaagaaaaaaatgtTGCAAGTATTCTGCGGTATAGCAGAGCCAGACTCAGCAATCACCCCGTGGTCTGGGCCTTTCTTTCCGAAGCATACCAAGACCTCATGCATGGAGGGTTCAGTGGCATGGTCGCCTTGTACGTGAACCCCAATGGCGGGGCCTTGTTCTCATTTGCCAACAGGATTGTAGGCAAATTCGCCAGG TTGCTGTCTCCAAGGACAGATGGAGTCCATATTTGGTCTGAAGCGACAACAAACAGGATAACAAGAGCAGTGTTAGGAATGCTTTCTGCTGGTCTCTTGCTTGTCCCCATAGTGATCATGTCCTTTGTTACGGATGGCTACAAACCACTGATTATTATTATCGTGTGGACGATTGCGTTTTCAGCCATAACATCCTTGCTCACTGACGCAAAATACAGCGAGGTTCTAGTAGCTGCGGCAAC ATATGCTGCTGTCATGGTTGTATTTGTCAGTGGGGACGGGGTACAAAAGCAGGAATCAGCTTGA
- a CDS encoding hypothetical protein (EggNog:ENOG503NZRQ; COG:S): protein MGKKKRGHPDIEELLARPWCYYCERDFEDLKLLISHQKAKHFKCERCGKRLNTAGGLSVHMNQVHKENLTSVENALANRQGLDIEIFGMEGVPEDIIQQHNQRIIQNFYTAQAERQAATGNPPRGLSGGQGPTKKIKIETPEEIKKRLAEHRAKVAAQKEAIANGTPLPVVAPANGPSPSQVASPFPPPQPGFPYPAGAPAYPPVAYPPGAAPGAFGSLPARPPSGGPIPSALPQRPSYPYPGGVAPPGFPGASPVDESAANAGRAPGGDDIDQLIRMAEAGIKPAKNGDEQPAPTEKKKKGMRMVYDDTEVSPEEKMALLPRYRWVEEAAA, encoded by the exons atgggcaagaagaagcgtGGACACCCGGACATTGAAGAGCTCCTGGCCCGGCCGTGGTGCTACTACT GCGAGAGGGACTTTGAGGATCTGAAGCTCCTGATCTCCCATCAGAAAGCGAAGCACTTCAAATGTGAACGATGTGGCAAACGATTGAACACCGCCGGTG GTCTCTCTGTTCACATGAACCAAGTCCACAAGGAAAATCTGACCAGCGTCGAGAATGCTCTGGCTAACCGGCAAGGACTCGACATCGAGATCTTCGGCATGGAGGGCGTCCCTGAGGACATCATCCAGCAACATAACCAGCGAATCATCCAGAACTTCTACACAGCCCAGGCGGAGCGACAGGCTGCTACTGGAAATCCACCAAGGGGGCTGTCCGGTGGACAAGGTCCgaccaagaagatcaagatcgAGACTCccgaggagatcaagaagcggTTGGCAGAGCATCGCGCAAAGGTTGCTGCTCAAAAGGAAGCGATCGCAAATggcacccccctcccagtTGTTGCCCCAGCCAATGGCCCAAGTCCATCTCAGGTT GcttctcctttccctccACCGCAGCCAGGTTTCCCATATCCTGCAGGAGCCCCAGCATACCCTCCTGTTGCTTACCCCCCCGGGGCAGCCCCTGGCGCTTTTGGCAGCCTCCCGGCGAGACCTCCAAGTGGTGGCCCGATCCCTTCGGCACTCCCGCAGAGACCTTCTTACCCGTACCCCGGTGGTGTGGCACCTCCTGGCTTCCCAGGTGCTTCACCAGTCGACGAATCTGCGGCCAATGCCGGTAGAGCACCCGGTGGCGATGATATCGATCAGCTGATAAGGATGGCTGAGGCGGGCATCAAACCGGCCAAGAACGGAGACGAGCAGCCAGCCCCgacagagaagaagaagaaggggatgcGGATGGTGTACGATGACACCGAGGTCAGTcccgaggagaagatggcctTGCTGCCAAGATATCggtgggttgaggaggcggcggcgtga
- a CDS encoding hypothetical protein (EggNog:ENOG503PYM1; COG:S) codes for MHSILVLATLPLAALAALNGRCTGSAATGKWGESGICVRTSTCNSYGGSYKTGACPNDPSDVKCCLVGITPNAATQPCGADSWCTWTSNGCLGRWISERCPGGSNYKCCNI; via the exons ATGCactccatcctcgtcctcgccacTCTTCCCTTGGCTGCCTTGGCCGCTCTCAACGGCAGGTGCACAGGCAGCGCGGCCACTGGCAAGTGGGGAGAGTCTGGCATTTGCGTCAGGACATCGACTTGCAACTCGTATGGCGGCTCATACAAGACTGGTGCCTGTCCCAACGACCCCTCCGACGTCAAGTGCTGCTTGGTCGGTATCACTCCTAACGCTGCCACACAACCCTGTGGTGCCGACTCGTGGTGCACCTGGACGTCGAACGGTTGCTTGGGTAGATGGATATCTG AACGTTGCCCTGGTGGATCAAATTACAAGTGCTGCAATATTTAG
- a CDS encoding hypothetical protein (EggNog:ENOG503NZD2; CAZy:GH115; COG:G), with translation MFATGVKGALWLAFSSVVAGLGQERIISPNATGSVLQIAGGSVSTGQILVAPDEYWGVVRAAHDLARDFGRVTGINYTVSNGEAGAAPITYTYNPINNKNNTFFSTLGTANFTGPDFSDPSPADTVIIAGTIGHSAIIDALITSGAVDVSETEGKWEAFTSQVVENPIPGTAKALVIAGADPRGTIYGIYDVSEQIGVSPWYFWADTPPKKSKNLYVIKNKKVQGSPTVKYRGFFLNDEQPALTNWVASHWEDTPYGPGYGPAFYGLIFEVLLRNRANYLWPALWATMFMVDDPGNQPLADAFEIVLGTSHTEPLMRAQNEFGKFYPLPWAYNENNETIDEYFRYGVQRAKPYARNSLWTVGMRGTGDTHIEGLGVEHIVEMLTVLVDNQRKIMAEGLEVEDVTTVPQAWCLYKEVMTYLFAGLEVPEDITLLWADDNWGNVRRLPLLNETERSGGAGVYYHFDYVGDTRSYKWINTNQLSKTTEQMHLSAARGADRIWIVNVGDMKALEVPISHYFDLAYDYKRWHKDSTEEWARLFATREYGPKHAVHIGDILERYGMLAGRRKFELIEPHVYSQINYGEADAVLYQWAELHKEAQAIYDDLPVEQQPTFFQTILHPIMAGEIVNKIQIGGARNMFYSGQKRNAANKVISEVLSWSSEDANLTRRWDALLDGKWKHFMDQTHLGFDGYWQQPMRNTLPAMVHVQTDFASLAGHVGIGVEGSNATVQGDDKYHPNSANQLSVPVMEPYGPITRYFDVFSRGTQDCAWTASPWQPWVKLSQYNGTVGPDTADTRVYITIDWTHPQINSSTVPINVTTPCRGMDRYGFGLPRVNVPVKLRSLPSNFTEGFIESDGHVSISGSHFKAIIPPKEESEWNRNNVTYEVFPHFGRTGSGVGMVPLNTEKLTVETAPALEYDVYFFSNHSAANVTLYISPALNYLGDYNPLEYAVALYPKGGDEKVVNVRPVGPTVGTGMPAGWQNAVADQVWGARGRYTTSIFEVPREGAYTLRIWALMPGVVVQKVVIDVGGVRESYFGPPESFLVGRDEVGGYNGTTILNEVDTIGGWKGDSKGGHGHLGGVGWWING, from the exons ATGTTCGCTACGGGTGTGAAGGGAGCCCTTTGGCTCGCCTTCAGCTCCGTGGTGGCAGGTCTGGGCCAGGAACGCATCATTTCTCCTAATGCCACTGGTTCTGTTCTCCAGATTGCCGGCGGATCTGTGTCTACGGGCCAGATTCTTGTGGCTCCGGATGAGTATTGGGGTGTTGTCCGTGCTGCCCACGATCTTGCTCGGGATTTCGGCAGGGTCACGGGGATCAACTACACGGTCAGCAATGGCGAGGCTGGCGCGGCCCCGATTACGTACACGTAtaaccccatcaacaacaagaacaacacctTT TTCTCTACCCTGGGCACAGCCAACTTCACCGGCCCGGACTTTTCTGACCCATCCCCGGCCGACACTGTCATTATTGCCGGCACTATCGGTCACTCGGCCATCATCGACGCCCTCATTACCTCGGGGGCCGTCGACGTCTCCGAGACGGAGGGCAAGTGGGAAGCATTCACCAGCCAGGTGGTCGAGAACCCCATCCCAGGCACCGCCAAAGCCCTGGTCATCGCCGGCGCCGACCCCCGCGGCACCATCTACGGCATCTACGACGTCAGCGAGCAAATCGGCGTCAGCCCGTGGTACTTTTGGGCCGACACCCCGCCCAAGAAAAGCAAGAACCTTTACGtcatcaagaacaagaaggtgCAAGGTTCCCCCACAGTCAAGTACCGCGGCTTTTTCCTCAACGATGAGCAGCCCGCTCTCACCAACTGGGTTGCTTCCCACTGGGAGGATACCCCTTACGGTCCTGGTTACGGCCCGGCGTTTTACGGCCTCATCTTTGAGGTCTTGCTCCGCAACAGGGCGAATTACCTGTGGCCTGCGCTTTGGGCGACGATGTTTATGGTTGATGACCCGGGGAACCAACCTCTGGCGGATGCGTTTGAGATTGTGCTTGGGACGAGCCATACCGAGCCGTTGATGAGGGCGCAGAATGAGTTCGGGAAATTTTACCCGTTGCCGTGGGCGTATAATGAGAATAATGAGACGATTGATGAGTATTTCCGGTATGGAGTTCAACGGGCGAAGCCTTATGCGAGGAACAGCTTGTGGACtgtggggatgagggggacgggggatACGCAcattgaggggttgggggttgagcACATTGTCGAGATGTTGACCGTTTTGGTGGACAACCAGCGGAAGATTATGGCTGAGGGgctcgaggtggaggatgttaCTACTGTTCCTCAGGCGTGGTGTTTGTACAAGGAGGTCATGACGTATCTGTTtgcggggttggaggttcCGGAGGATATCACGCTTTTGTGGGCGGATGATAACTGGGGGAATGTGAGGCGGTTGCCGCTGTTGAATGAGACGGAGCGGTCGGGGGGTGCGGGGGTTTATTATCATTTTGATTATGTGGGGGATACGAGGAGTTACAAGTGGATTAACACGAACCAGCTGAGCAAGACGACGGAGCAGATGCATttgtcggcggcgaggggggCGGATAGGATTTGGATTGTGAATGTGGGGGACATGAAGGCTTTGGAGGTGCCGATCAGTCACTACTTTGATCTGGCGTATGATTACAAGAGGTGGCATAAGGATAGCACGGAGGAGTGGGCGAGGTTGTTTGCTACGAGGGAGTATGGGCCGAAGCATGCGGTGCATATTGGGGATATTTTGGAGAGGTATGGGAtgttggcggggaggaggaagtttGAGTTGATCGAGCCGCATGTGTATTCGCAGATCAACTACGGGGAGGCGGATGCGGTGTTGTATCAGTGGGCGGAGCTGCACAAGGAGGCTCAGGCGATTTATGATGATCTGCCGgttgagcagcagccgacGTTTTTCCAGACGATTCTTCACCCGATCATGGCGGGGGAGATCGTCAACAAGATTCAAATTGGGGGCGCGAGGAATATGTTTTACTCGGGCCAGAAGAGGAACGCGGCGAACAAGGTCATTTCGGAGGTCTTGTCTTGGTCTTCGGAAGATGCCAACctgacgaggagatgggaCGCGCTGTTGGATGGAAAGTGGAAGCATTTCATGGACCAGACGCATCTCGGCTTTGATGGCTACTGGCAGCAGCCCATGAGGAACACCCTCCCTGCTATGGTCCACGTCCAAACCGACTTTGCTTCCCTCGCTGGCCACGTCGGTATCGGTGTCGAGGGCTCCAACGCCACCGTCCAGGGAGACGACAAGTACCACCCCAACTCGGCCAACCAGCTCTCCGTCCCAGTCATGGAACCTTATGGCCCCATCACCAGGTACTTTGACGTCTTCTCCCGCGGCACCCAAGACTGCGCCTGGACCGCCTCCCCCTGGCAACCGTGGGTCAAGCTCTCCCAGTACAACGGCACCGTCGGCCCCGACACGGCCGACACCAGGGTGTACATTACCATCGACTGGACCCACCCCCAGATCAattcctccaccgtccccatcaacgtcaccaccccctgccGCGGCATGGACCGATACGGCTTCGGTCTCCCCCGCGTCAACGTCCCCGTCAAACTCCGctctctcccctccaactTTACAGAGGGTTTCATCGAGTCGGACGGCCACGTCTCGATCTCGGGCTCCCACTTCAAggccatcatcccccccaagGAAGAGTCGGAATGGAACCGCAATAACGTCACGTACGAGGTCTTCCCTCACTTTGGCCGAACTGGTTCAGGTGTGGGTATGGTGCCCCTCAACACGGAGAAACTTACTGTTGAGACCGCCCCGGCGTTGGAGTACGATGTTTACTTTTTCAGCAACCACTCGGCTGCTAATGTCACGCTTTACATCTCCCCGGCGCTGAACTATCTAGGTGATTACAACCCGCTTGAGTATGCTGTGGCGTTGTACCCTAAAGGGGGAGACGAAAAGGTGGTGAATGTGAGGCCTGTTGGGCCGACGGTGGGGACGGGGATGCCGGCTGGGTGGCAGAATGCGGTGGCGGATCAGGTTTGGGGTGCTAGGGGACGGTACACTACTAGTATTTTTGAGGtgccgagggagggggcgtATACGCTGAGGATCTGGGCGCTGAtgccgggggtggtggtgcagaaGGTTGTGATtgatgtgggaggggtgagggagagttATTTTGGGCCGCCGGAGAGCtttttggtggggagggatgaggttggggggtATAATGGGACGACGATTTTGAATGAGGTTGATACtattggggggtggaagggggacTCGAAGGGGGGGCATGGGCatttggggggtgttggctggTGGATTAATGGTTAA